Proteins from a genomic interval of Streptomyces fodineus:
- a CDS encoding GNAT family N-acetyltransferase, producing the protein MIEESPERVRPAVADDVPAVKAVTDAAYRHYIERIGVVPQPMEADHAANVAAGKVFVTGEPVNGLVVIEAFAGHLFLDSIAVHPGAHGTGVGRRLLHFVDARARERGVGEIRLYTNALMWENQKIYPKYGYEVVERRVDGPYDRIHYRKRLERLD; encoded by the coding sequence ATGATCGAAGAGAGTCCCGAGCGCGTCCGGCCGGCCGTGGCCGATGATGTGCCGGCCGTGAAGGCGGTGACGGACGCGGCCTACCGGCACTACATCGAGCGCATCGGCGTCGTGCCGCAGCCCATGGAGGCGGACCATGCCGCGAACGTGGCCGCCGGGAAGGTGTTCGTCACCGGAGAACCCGTCAACGGGCTGGTCGTGATCGAGGCGTTCGCCGGTCATCTCTTCCTGGACAGCATCGCCGTCCACCCCGGTGCCCATGGCACGGGCGTGGGGCGGCGGCTGCTGCACTTCGTCGACGCACGCGCGCGTGAGCGGGGCGTCGGCGAGATCCGGCTCTACACGAACGCGTTGATGTGGGAGAACCAGAAGATCTATCCGAAGTACGGATACGAGGTCGTGGAACGCCGCGTCGACGGGCCCTACGACCGGATTCACTACCGCAAGCGGCTGGAGCGGCTGGACTGA
- a CDS encoding lytic polysaccharide monooxygenase auxiliary activity family 9 protein — MSARARRAAVVVAVLGLPPVALTVLAAAPASAHGSMGDPVSRVSQCYAEGPESPKSGACKAAVAAGGAQALYDWNGIRIGDAAGRHRKLIPDGKLCSADNAEFKGLDLARADWPATSVRSGAYTFKYRVTAQHKGTFKVYLTKPGYDPAKPLAWSELDLRHPVATATDPVAAGGFYTFSGRLPARSGKQLLYAIWQRSDSPEAFYSCSDVDFGGGTVSTGSAPAPTASAPSDRQIAAGADKSTMRHHGHGGDMAGPAQQPAAASAPNAPKAAGASRDLAETGASSGTAYVAIGGAAALALGSAALFLSVRRRAAGGAHRR, encoded by the coding sequence ATGTCCGCTCGCGCCCGCCGCGCGGCCGTCGTCGTCGCCGTACTCGGTCTGCCGCCGGTCGCCCTGACCGTGCTCGCCGCCGCCCCCGCGTCCGCGCACGGTTCGATGGGCGATCCGGTCAGCCGTGTCTCGCAGTGTTACGCGGAGGGGCCGGAGAGCCCGAAGTCGGGCGCGTGCAAGGCGGCCGTGGCGGCCGGCGGCGCGCAGGCGCTGTACGACTGGAACGGCATCCGGATCGGCGACGCCGCCGGACGGCATCGGAAGCTGATCCCGGACGGCAAGCTGTGCAGCGCGGACAACGCGGAGTTCAAGGGCCTGGACCTGGCCCGCGCCGACTGGCCGGCGACGAGCGTGCGCAGCGGGGCGTACACCTTCAAGTACCGGGTGACGGCTCAGCACAAGGGGACCTTCAAGGTCTATCTCACCAAGCCCGGTTACGACCCCGCCAAGCCGCTGGCCTGGTCCGAGCTGGATCTGCGGCACCCGGTGGCGACGGCCACCGACCCGGTCGCCGCGGGCGGCTTCTACACGTTCTCCGGCAGGCTTCCCGCGCGGTCCGGCAAGCAGTTGCTGTACGCGATCTGGCAGCGCTCGGACAGCCCGGAGGCGTTCTACTCCTGCTCGGACGTGGACTTCGGCGGCGGCACGGTGAGCACGGGCTCCGCCCCCGCCCCGACGGCCTCCGCGCCCTCCGACCGGCAGATCGCGGCCGGTGCCGACAAGTCGACGATGCGGCACCACGGTCACGGCGGCGACATGGCCGGGCCTGCCCAGCAGCCCGCCGCCGCGTCCGCCCCCAACGCGCCGAAGGCGGCCGGTGCTTCGCGCGATCTCGCGGAGACCGGCGCCTCCTCCGGCACCGCGTACGTCGCGATCGGCGGCGCGGCGGCGCTGGCGCTCGGTTCGGCGGCGCTCTTCCTGTCGGTACGGCGGCGCGCCGCGGGTGGCGCCCACCGCCGCTAG
- a CDS encoding FkbM family methyltransferase has protein sequence MDTIELHSINRWEASFLREEVGGYFTHGVACTPGATVLDVGANIGVFSAAVYERLDGDVRIYAFEPVPPLHATLERNAREFFNGRLTALPYGLASRDDELDFSYVPAATIFSSSSRDQGNIEAERRRVTASVVEMIRQGGLGPVLRRVPAPILTLLVSRKLRVMRRLETHRVKVRPLSSALDEQGIDHIDLLKVDVEGAELDVLRGIEERHWPLIHQAVIEVERWQQHRDTVCEVLLTHGFKVSTEQDPVQQAGDIGMVFAVRP, from the coding sequence ATGGACACGATTGAACTGCACAGTATCAATCGTTGGGAGGCGTCCTTCCTGCGCGAGGAGGTGGGCGGCTACTTCACCCACGGCGTCGCGTGCACGCCGGGCGCGACGGTACTCGACGTGGGCGCCAACATCGGTGTGTTCTCGGCGGCCGTCTATGAGCGGCTGGACGGGGACGTGCGGATCTACGCCTTCGAGCCGGTGCCGCCACTCCACGCGACGCTCGAACGCAATGCCCGCGAGTTCTTCAACGGACGCCTGACCGCGCTCCCTTACGGCCTGGCGTCCCGTGACGACGAGCTCGATTTCAGCTACGTTCCGGCCGCCACGATCTTCTCGTCCTCATCGCGGGATCAGGGGAACATCGAGGCTGAGCGGCGGCGGGTCACCGCCAGCGTTGTCGAAATGATCCGCCAGGGCGGCCTGGGACCGGTCCTGCGCCGCGTACCCGCTCCCATTCTCACTCTTCTCGTCAGCCGCAAGCTGCGGGTGATGCGGCGGCTCGAGACGCACCGGGTGAAGGTCAGGCCCCTGTCATCAGCGCTCGACGAGCAGGGCATCGACCACATCGACCTGCTCAAGGTCGATGTGGAAGGCGCGGAACTCGATGTGCTCAGAGGCATCGAGGAACGGCACTGGCCGCTGATCCACCAGGCCGTCATCGAGGTGGAGCGCTGGCAGCAGCACCGCGACACGGTCTGCGAGGTCCTCCTCACGCACGGCTTCAAGGTCAGTACCGAGCAGGACCCGGTGCAGCAGGCCGGCGACATCGGCATGGTGTTCGCGGTCAGGCCCTGA
- a CDS encoding cupin domain-containing protein: protein MPVVRSSEATTHEIHGARFVSYATPLTGSKELCAWRGEIPAGTKAPAHTVSREEIFHLLVGELLITVDGRTERISAGDTVIVNPGATLAVENPADHTALSWVTTSIGLEAELADGSRITPPWAN, encoded by the coding sequence ATGCCCGTCGTCCGCTCGTCCGAGGCCACCACCCATGAGATCCACGGCGCCCGCTTCGTCTCGTACGCCACCCCGCTCACCGGGAGCAAGGAGCTCTGCGCCTGGCGCGGGGAGATTCCGGCCGGGACCAAGGCGCCCGCGCACACCGTCAGCCGTGAGGAGATCTTCCATCTGCTCGTCGGGGAACTGCTGATCACGGTCGACGGCCGAACCGAGCGGATCTCCGCCGGTGACACGGTGATCGTCAACCCCGGTGCGACCCTCGCCGTGGAGAACCCGGCCGATCACACCGCGCTGTCCTGGGTCACCACCTCCATCGGCCTGGAGGCGGAGCTGGCCGACGGCAGCCGCATCACGCCGCCCTGGGCCAACTGA
- a CDS encoding esterase/lipase family protein has translation MLPWKRVLRPLAALLLTAAVATVPAATAAAADTAPTSGWNDFSCKPSADHPRPVVLVHGTLGNSVDNWLSLAPYLKGRGYCVYSLDYGQLTGVPLFYGLGPIDKSAEQLSAFVDKVLAATGAAKADLVGHSQGGMMPRYYLKFLGGAGKVNALVGLAPDNHGATLSGLTNLLPYFPGASDLIKATTPGLADQIPGSDFLTKLNADGDTVPGVHYTVIATKHDEVATPWQSQYLSGSDVHNVLLQDLCSLDFSEHVAIGLFDRIAFHEVANALDPAHATATTCASAFS, from the coding sequence ATGCTGCCCTGGAAGCGAGTGCTCAGACCCCTGGCCGCGCTGCTCCTCACCGCCGCCGTCGCCACCGTTCCCGCCGCAACAGCCGCCGCCGCGGACACCGCCCCCACCAGCGGCTGGAACGACTTCTCCTGCAAGCCCTCCGCCGACCATCCCCGCCCGGTCGTCCTGGTGCACGGCACCCTGGGCAACTCGGTCGACAACTGGCTCTCCCTCGCCCCGTACCTCAAGGGCCGCGGATACTGCGTCTACTCCCTCGACTACGGCCAGCTGACCGGCGTCCCCCTCTTCTACGGCCTCGGCCCCATCGACAAGTCGGCCGAGCAGTTGTCCGCCTTCGTGGACAAGGTGCTCGCCGCGACCGGAGCCGCCAAGGCCGACCTGGTCGGGCACTCCCAGGGCGGCATGATGCCCCGCTACTACCTGAAGTTCCTCGGCGGAGCAGGCAAGGTGAACGCCCTCGTCGGCCTGGCCCCCGACAACCACGGCGCCACCCTGAGCGGCCTGACCAACCTGCTGCCGTACTTCCCCGGCGCCTCGGACCTCATCAAGGCCACCACCCCCGGCCTCGCCGACCAGATCCCCGGCTCCGACTTCCTCACCAAGCTCAACGCGGACGGCGACACCGTCCCCGGAGTGCACTACACGGTCATCGCCACCAAGCACGACGAGGTGGCCACGCCCTGGCAGAGCCAGTACCTGAGCGGCTCCGACGTCCACAACGTCCTGCTCCAGGACCTGTGCTCGCTCGACTTCTCCGAGCACGTCGCCATCGGCCTGTTCGACCGCATCGCCTTCCACGAGGTGGCCAACGCGCTCGACCCGGCCCACGCCACGGCCACCACCTGCGCGTCGGCCTTCAGCTGA
- a CDS encoding DNA polymerase Y family protein, translating to MTILCVRFQLPPMYEAALPGLLGLLEDFTPVVQALPPDGALADLRGAERYFGRSAVELASVIRVRALARYGVDCVIGAGPGPMLARVALRDARPGVTCAVPEDPDGIAQFLAERPVSALPGVGTATARTLSEYGLDTLGLVAGAPLSTLQRLIGAKAGRELREKASGIDRSRVVPNAVSRSLAAERAFEIDELDSDRHRRALLSAAEELGTRLRAVRKVCRTLTLTVRYADRSSTTRSRTLKEPTAHSAALTRTAYGLYEALGLQRARVRALALRAEGLAPADQASCQLTFDPVDEKVRRIEEVADRARAKFGPRAVMPGTLGGGGGSTGVSWPRAA from the coding sequence ATGACCATTCTCTGCGTACGTTTCCAGCTGCCGCCGATGTACGAGGCGGCCCTGCCGGGACTGCTCGGGTTGCTGGAGGACTTCACCCCGGTCGTTCAGGCGCTGCCGCCGGACGGGGCGCTGGCCGATCTGCGCGGCGCCGAGCGGTACTTCGGGCGCAGCGCGGTGGAGCTGGCCTCGGTGATCCGGGTGCGGGCGCTCGCGCGGTACGGCGTCGACTGTGTGATCGGCGCCGGTCCGGGGCCGATGCTGGCCCGCGTGGCGCTGCGTGACGCCCGGCCCGGGGTGACCTGTGCCGTGCCCGAGGACCCGGACGGTATCGCGCAGTTCCTCGCCGAGCGGCCCGTGTCCGCGCTGCCCGGCGTCGGCACGGCGACCGCCCGCACCCTGAGCGAGTACGGCCTGGACACCCTGGGCCTGGTCGCCGGCGCGCCGCTGTCCACGCTCCAGCGGCTGATCGGCGCGAAGGCCGGCCGCGAGCTGCGCGAGAAGGCGAGCGGCATCGACCGGAGCCGGGTCGTGCCGAACGCCGTCTCGCGGTCGCTGGCGGCGGAACGCGCCTTCGAGATCGACGAGTTGGACTCCGACCGGCACCGCAGGGCACTGCTGTCCGCCGCCGAGGAGCTCGGCACCCGGCTGCGCGCGGTGCGGAAGGTCTGCCGCACCCTGACCCTGACCGTGCGCTACGCCGACCGGTCCTCGACCACCCGCAGCCGCACCCTGAAGGAGCCGACCGCGCACTCGGCGGCCCTGACCAGGACGGCCTACGGCCTGTACGAGGCGCTCGGCCTGCAGCGCGCCCGGGTCCGTGCGCTCGCCCTGCGCGCCGAGGGCCTGGCCCCCGCCGACCAGGCCTCCTGTCAGCTCACCTTCGACCCCGTGGACGAGAAGGTCCGCCGTATCGAGGAGGTCGCGGACCGCGCGCGAGCGAAGTTCGGGCCGCGCGCGGTGATGCCGGGGACGCTGGGGGGTGGCGGCGGCTCCACGGGTGTCAGTTGGCCCAGGGCGGCGTGA
- a CDS encoding class I SAM-dependent methyltransferase — MTNMDDHTVAAGAADIDWDAQAGAFDDEPDHGLRDPVIRAAWATRLRSWLPEHPADVLDLGCGTGSLSLLAAEQGHRVTGVDASSAMVERARAKLAGRDAVVLRGDAAAPPVGEQRFDVVLVRHVLWTLPRPERVLRRWRDLLRPGGRLVLVEGVWGTVHPVGMAADRLTALLAPLSPDARVERLSGDCLLWGKAVEDERYVVVATV; from the coding sequence ATGACGAATATGGATGACCACACGGTTGCGGCGGGTGCGGCGGACATCGACTGGGACGCCCAGGCCGGCGCCTTCGACGACGAGCCGGACCACGGCCTGCGCGATCCCGTGATCCGCGCGGCCTGGGCCACCCGGCTGCGCTCCTGGCTGCCCGAGCACCCCGCCGACGTCCTCGACCTCGGCTGCGGCACCGGCAGCCTGTCGCTCCTCGCGGCCGAACAGGGACACCGGGTGACCGGCGTCGACGCGTCCTCGGCGATGGTCGAGCGCGCCCGCGCCAAGCTCGCCGGACGCGACGCGGTCGTGCTGCGCGGGGACGCCGCCGCCCCGCCGGTCGGGGAGCAGCGCTTCGACGTCGTCCTCGTACGGCACGTGCTGTGGACGCTGCCGCGTCCCGAGCGGGTGCTGCGGCGCTGGCGGGACCTGCTGCGCCCCGGCGGCCGTCTCGTCCTGGTCGAGGGAGTCTGGGGCACGGTGCACCCCGTGGGCATGGCCGCCGACCGGCTCACGGCGCTGCTGGCGCCCCTGAGCCCGGACGCGCGCGTGGAGCGGCTGTCCGGCGACTGCCTGCTGTGGGGGAAGGCCGTGGAGGACGAGCGGTATGTGGTCGTGGCGACCGTGTGA
- a CDS encoding DUF402 domain-containing protein, translating into MCVNSPDASAQLEIVLVKAGRTKIRYPAELLEDDGTRIAVRAPWAGDGVRDFGFVRFEPGDLFTEYYWRDRWYAVKEVRAADGTVKGWYCDITRPAVRTGGELVVEDLDLDLWRSADGTDVRRLDEDEFAESGLTRTDPGAASAAVAALGELETLARTDGFEELLT; encoded by the coding sequence ATGTGCGTGAACTCGCCTGACGCATCGGCCCAGCTGGAGATCGTCCTGGTCAAGGCGGGCCGGACGAAGATCCGTTATCCGGCCGAGCTGCTCGAGGACGACGGCACCCGTATCGCCGTACGCGCGCCGTGGGCGGGCGACGGAGTCCGCGACTTCGGCTTCGTCCGCTTCGAGCCGGGCGATCTCTTCACCGAGTACTACTGGCGCGACCGCTGGTACGCGGTGAAGGAGGTCCGGGCCGCGGACGGCACCGTGAAGGGCTGGTACTGCGACATCACCCGCCCGGCGGTCCGCACCGGCGGTGAGCTGGTCGTGGAGGACCTCGACCTGGACCTGTGGCGCTCGGCCGACGGCACGGACGTACGGCGGCTGGACGAGGACGAGTTCGCCGAGAGCGGGCTTACGCGGACGGACCCCGGGGCCGCGTCCGCCGCGGTGGCCGCCCTCGGTGAACTGGAGACGCTGGCCCGCACGGACGGCTTCGAGGAGTTGCTGACCTGA
- a CDS encoding DNA polymerase III subunit alpha, with amino-acid sequence MPGFAHLHTVSGFSLRYGASHPERLVERASERGMDALALTDRDTLAGAVRFAKACAASGVRPLFGVNLAATPAQALRRERRRTPVRGGAFIDESTPRVTFLARDGARGWAGLCRLVTAAHRSADTPVLPWPDHHGDGLIVLLGPASDVGRALATGRPDRAAELLAPWREVYGDALRLEAVMHGRTGTGPGSLRLAARTVGFAAEQGVRPVLSNAVRYADPGAGPVADVLDAARRLVPIDPRGELDSEEAWLKDATAMFGVAERVVEAAGYRRDTAHRLLEQTLATAAECRVDPEGDLGIGTVHFPEAHLVGAGRRTAQRALASRAVAGMVRLGYGGRRAYWERMHHELDIIGHHGFASYFLTVAQVVDDVRKMGIRVAARGSGAGSLVNHLLGIAHADPVEHGLLMERFLSKERVVLPDIDIDVESARRIEVYRAIIGRFGEERVATVSMPETYRVRHAIRDVGAALSMDPGEIDRIAKSFPHIRARDARAALEELPELKELAGEKQRYGRLWELVEALDALPRGVAMHPCGVLLSDASLLARTPVVPTSGEGLPMSQFDKEDVEDLGLLKLDVLGVRMQSAMAHAVAEVERATGERIELDAVPAGDPETYRLIRSTETLGCFQIESPGQRDLVGRLQPSTFHDLVVDISLFRPGPVAADMVRPFIEARHGRAPVRFPHQDLERPLRETYGVVVFHEQVIDIVAIMTGCGRGEADRVRRGLSDPESQGRIKVWFAQAAAARGYDAETIRRTWEIVEAFGSYGFCKAHAVAFAVPTYQSAWLKAHHPAAFYAGLLTHDPGMYPKRLLLADARRRGVPILPLDVNVSGVAHRIELVSEPDGWGLRLALSDVHGISEAEAQRIADGQPYASLVDFWERARPSRPLAQRLAQVGALDAFGANRRDLQLHLTELHRGARGGGGGQLPLAGGRKTAPAGLPDLTSAERLSAELGVLSMDASRNLMDDHREFLRELGVVSARRLREVRHGETVLVAGAKAATQTPPIRSGKRVIFSTLDDGTGLVDLAFFDDSHDACAHTVFHSWLLLVRGVVQRRGPRSLSVVGSAAWNLAELVELRAEGGLDEVAARLAEPVAEGVGGDPTGGRRIQLPTGYEMHPWADLRPAGQEAAQGPAAVRKLWHQSPGSAG; translated from the coding sequence GTGCCGGGCTTCGCGCATCTGCACACCGTCTCCGGGTTCTCCCTGAGGTACGGGGCGTCCCATCCGGAGCGGCTGGTCGAGCGTGCCTCGGAGCGGGGGATGGATGCGCTGGCCCTCACTGATCGTGACACCCTCGCCGGCGCCGTCCGCTTCGCCAAGGCCTGCGCGGCGTCCGGAGTCCGGCCGCTGTTCGGGGTGAACCTCGCGGCGACCCCCGCACAAGCGCTACGACGGGAAAGGCGCCGCACCCCGGTCCGCGGCGGTGCCTTCATCGACGAGTCGACACCCCGGGTCACCTTCCTCGCCCGGGACGGCGCCCGGGGCTGGGCCGGGCTGTGCCGGCTCGTCACGGCGGCGCACCGGAGCGCGGACACCCCCGTGCTGCCCTGGCCCGACCACCACGGCGACGGCCTGATCGTCCTGCTCGGCCCCGCCTCCGACGTCGGCCGCGCCCTGGCCACGGGCCGCCCCGACCGTGCGGCCGAGCTCCTCGCCCCCTGGCGTGAGGTCTACGGCGACGCCCTGCGCCTGGAGGCCGTCATGCACGGTCGTACGGGGACCGGGCCGGGTTCCCTGCGGCTGGCCGCCCGTACCGTCGGCTTCGCCGCCGAGCAGGGGGTGCGGCCGGTGCTCAGCAATGCCGTCCGGTATGCCGATCCCGGGGCCGGGCCTGTCGCCGATGTGCTGGATGCCGCCCGGCGGCTGGTGCCGATCGACCCGCGCGGGGAGCTGGACTCCGAAGAGGCCTGGCTCAAGGACGCGACCGCCATGTTCGGGGTGGCCGAGCGGGTCGTGGAGGCCGCCGGGTACCGGCGGGACACCGCCCACCGGCTGCTGGAGCAGACCCTGGCCACGGCCGCCGAGTGCCGGGTCGATCCCGAGGGCGACCTCGGGATCGGGACCGTTCACTTTCCCGAGGCGCATCTGGTGGGGGCCGGACGGCGCACCGCCCAGCGGGCGCTCGCCTCGCGGGCGGTGGCGGGGATGGTGCGGCTCGGGTACGGCGGGCGGCGTGCGTACTGGGAGCGGATGCACCACGAGCTGGACATCATCGGTCATCACGGGTTCGCCTCCTACTTCCTGACGGTCGCCCAAGTCGTCGACGACGTACGGAAGATGGGTATCCGGGTGGCCGCCCGTGGTTCCGGTGCCGGCTCCCTCGTCAACCACCTTCTGGGTATCGCACACGCCGATCCGGTCGAGCACGGGCTGCTGATGGAGCGCTTCCTGTCCAAGGAGCGCGTGGTGCTGCCCGATATCGACATCGATGTGGAGTCCGCACGGCGGATCGAGGTGTACCGGGCGATCATCGGGCGCTTCGGGGAGGAGCGGGTCGCGACCGTCTCCATGCCGGAGACCTACCGGGTGCGGCATGCGATCCGGGACGTGGGTGCCGCGTTGTCCATGGATCCCGGTGAGATCGACCGTATCGCCAAGTCCTTTCCGCACATCCGGGCCCGGGATGCGCGAGCGGCGCTGGAGGAGCTGCCCGAGCTGAAGGAGCTGGCGGGGGAGAAGCAGCGGTACGGCAGGCTGTGGGAGCTGGTCGAGGCGCTCGATGCCCTGCCGCGTGGGGTCGCCATGCATCCGTGCGGGGTGCTGCTGTCCGACGCCTCGCTTCTCGCCCGTACGCCGGTCGTGCCGACCAGCGGCGAAGGCTTGCCGATGTCGCAGTTCGACAAGGAGGACGTGGAGGACCTCGGGCTGCTCAAGCTCGATGTGCTGGGTGTGCGGATGCAGTCGGCCATGGCGCACGCGGTCGCCGAGGTGGAGCGGGCGACGGGGGAGCGGATCGAGCTGGATGCGGTGCCGGCGGGGGATCCGGAGACGTACCGGCTCATCCGGTCCACCGAGACCCTGGGCTGTTTCCAGATCGAGTCGCCGGGCCAGCGGGACCTGGTGGGGCGGCTGCAGCCGAGCACTTTTCATGATCTCGTCGTGGATATTTCGCTGTTCCGGCCCGGGCCCGTCGCCGCCGACATGGTGCGGCCGTTCATCGAGGCGCGGCACGGGCGGGCGCCCGTTCGCTTTCCTCACCAGGATCTGGAGCGGCCGCTGAGGGAGACGTACGGGGTCGTCGTCTTCCATGAGCAGGTCATCGACATCGTCGCCATCATGACCGGCTGCGGGCGGGGCGAGGCCGACCGGGTGCGGCGGGGGCTGTCCGACCCGGAGTCGCAGGGGCGGATCAAGGTGTGGTTCGCGCAGGCCGCGGCGGCGAGGGGATACGACGCGGAAACGATTCGGCGGACCTGGGAGATCGTGGAGGCCTTCGGGTCGTACGGCTTCTGCAAGGCGCATGCCGTCGCGTTCGCCGTACCGACGTATCAGTCGGCCTGGCTGAAGGCCCATCACCCGGCCGCCTTCTACGCCGGGCTGCTCACGCACGATCCGGGGATGTATCCGAAGCGGCTGCTGCTGGCCGATGCGCGGCGGCGCGGGGTGCCGATCCTGCCGTTGGATGTGAACGTGTCCGGGGTCGCCCATCGGATCGAACTGGTGTCCGAGCCTGATGGGTGGGGGCTGCGGCTCGCGCTCTCCGATGTGCACGGCATCAGCGAGGCCGAGGCGCAGCGGATCGCGGACGGGCAGCCGTATGCCTCCCTGGTGGACTTCTGGGAGCGGGCTCGGCCCAGCCGGCCGCTGGCACAAAGGCTCGCCCAGGTGGGGGCGTTGGACGCCTTCGGCGCCAACCGGCGTGATCTGCAGCTGCACCTGACCGAGCTGCACCGGGGTGCCCGGGGCGGTGGCGGCGGTCAGCTGCCGTTGGCGGGCGGGCGCAAGACCGCGCCGGCGGGGCTGCCGGACCTGACGTCGGCGGAACGGCTCAGCGCCGAGCTGGGCGTGCTCTCCATGGACGCCTCGCGCAATCTGATGGACGACCACCGGGAGTTCCTCAGGGAGTTGGGCGTGGTCTCCGCGCGCCGGCTGCGTGAGGTGCGGCACGGCGAGACCGTGCTGGTGGCGGGCGCCAAGGCGGCCACCCAGACCCCGCCGATCCGCTCCGGCAAGCGGGTCATCTTCTCCACGCTGGACGACGGCACGGGGCTGGTCGACCTGGCGTTCTTCGACGACTCGCACGACGCGTGTGCCCACACCGTCTTCCACTCGTGGCTGCTGCTGGTGCGCGGAGTGGTGCAGCGGCGCGGTCCGCGCAGTCTGAGCGTGGTGGGGTCCGCCGCCTGGAACCTCGCCGAGCTGGTGGAACTGCGTGCCGAGGGCGGCCTCGACGAGGTGGCGGCGCGGCTCGCGGAGCCCGTGGCCGAGGGCGTGGGCGGTGATCCGACCGGTGGGCGGCGGATCCAGCTGCCGACCGGATACGAGATGCATCCGTGGGCCGATCTGCGGCCCGCGGGGCAGGAGGCCGCACAAGGGCCCGCTGCCGTACGGAAGTTGTGGCACCAGAGTCCGGGGAGTGCGGGATGA
- a CDS encoding MarR family winged helix-turn-helix transcriptional regulator, whose amino-acid sequence MYNSEAMALSAALLAVAGDLTQRIHDGVTARGFADLRPAHGFAFARLAPDGATVTDLAAHLGVTKQAASQLVDEIVRKGYAERRPHPQDARARLVVLTERGWACTRAAEEAAAEVVEGWAALLGQGEVCALGECLARIAPYGPIKPAW is encoded by the coding sequence GTGTACAACTCCGAAGCCATGGCCCTGTCCGCCGCCCTGCTCGCCGTCGCCGGCGACCTCACGCAACGCATCCATGACGGGGTGACGGCGCGCGGGTTCGCCGATCTGCGGCCGGCCCACGGCTTCGCCTTCGCGCGGCTCGCCCCGGACGGGGCCACCGTCACCGACCTCGCGGCGCACCTCGGGGTGACCAAGCAGGCCGCGAGCCAGCTGGTGGACGAGATCGTGCGGAAGGGATACGCGGAGCGGCGGCCGCATCCGCAGGACGCGCGGGCCCGGCTGGTCGTGCTGACCGAGCGAGGGTGGGCCTGTACCCGGGCGGCGGAGGAGGCGGCGGCCGAGGTCGTGGAGGGGTGGGCCGCGCTGCTGGGCCAGGGCGAAGTGTGCGCGCTGGGGGAGTGTTTGGCGCGGATCGCTCCCTATGGTCCGATCAAGCCCGCCTGGTGA